One genomic region from Jilunia laotingensis encodes:
- a CDS encoding response regulator transcription factor — protein MKVILTLQQTANIFTISLWQIIGAYPVEILATASLIFLMMYNRMKNNEGLLSEEKLGLILSIMHKTQTPLSLIQHLLESTLSEELPKATLQKLERALKHANHVSACYQNVLIIDKLKKKLSSYSLSTIEFELYTYIISVSNQCRIYANSRQIQLNVSKNFTYISCQINEIVMTAALQCLLNKIIDATPYKGSVNIVISHVTDSWCLQISNCSNYDKNSKEMISAISALKLMPAFGSLRTIKKIIHLHGGKMTGSCHGETAMFKIIIPAKCYSNMANQPHLTNSAFKSTGLTPLNNENINNRNKLSSMADNVPNILLAMADTELSNYLGETLSTAFRITILEEPEDIFQFSIQHHPDAIIIDEIIKGVNGESLCSKIKSETNTSSIPIILLISSDDNESYLSRLRCGADKLEMRVTNICKLKAEIQVLIDNHLAYLNQSKKVLPIEPETEQPQSSSIEEENAKFINKVYEVLEEKLNVEKYTIKKLSKDIGMSRTAFYNKMIKITGKPPTNCILEYRMNRAKQLLLTQQYYVTEVAEMVGYCNAKYFGKIFKKHFHVPPSDYLRSPKV, from the coding sequence ATGAAAGTTATTCTTACATTACAACAAACAGCAAACATCTTCACCATTTCTCTATGGCAGATTATTGGGGCTTATCCGGTTGAAATTTTAGCAACAGCATCATTGATCTTCTTGATGATGTACAACCGGATGAAAAACAACGAAGGACTTCTTTCTGAAGAAAAGTTAGGGCTTATTTTAAGCATAATGCACAAAACTCAAACACCCTTGTCGTTAATTCAACATCTGTTGGAAAGTACTCTTTCCGAAGAGCTTCCCAAAGCCACATTACAAAAACTTGAACGTGCGCTCAAGCACGCCAATCATGTCTCGGCATGTTACCAAAACGTCCTAATAATCGATAAACTCAAAAAGAAACTGTCCTCTTACAGTTTGAGTACAATCGAATTCGAACTATATACTTATATTATCTCTGTTTCCAATCAATGCCGGATATACGCCAACAGCCGGCAAATACAACTGAATGTCAGTAAAAATTTCACTTACATCAGCTGCCAGATAAATGAAATAGTCATGACTGCGGCTTTGCAATGTTTGCTGAATAAGATTATAGACGCCACACCTTACAAAGGTAGTGTAAACATCGTCATTTCTCATGTAACCGATAGTTGGTGCCTGCAAATTAGCAATTGCTCCAATTATGATAAAAACAGCAAAGAAATGATTTCAGCTATTTCTGCCTTAAAACTAATGCCTGCATTTGGAAGTTTACGAACTATAAAGAAGATTATCCATCTGCATGGAGGAAAAATGACTGGGAGCTGTCATGGTGAAACCGCTATGTTCAAGATTATCATTCCGGCAAAATGCTATAGTAACATGGCCAATCAACCGCATCTGACAAATTCTGCATTTAAAAGCACCGGACTCACCCCTTTGAATAATGAAAACATTAACAACCGCAACAAATTGTCTTCGATGGCAGATAATGTTCCGAACATCTTGCTGGCAATGGCCGATACAGAATTAAGCAATTATTTAGGAGAGACCTTATCGACAGCTTTCCGCATTACGATACTTGAAGAGCCGGAAGATATTTTCCAGTTTTCCATTCAGCACCATCCGGATGCGATCATTATTGATGAAATCATCAAAGGCGTTAATGGAGAGAGTCTCTGTTCAAAAATAAAATCGGAAACCAACACTTCCTCCATACCCATTATTCTTTTGATAAGTTCGGATGATAACGAAAGCTATTTGTCAAGACTTCGTTGTGGGGCAGATAAACTGGAAATGAGAGTAACGAATATCTGTAAACTGAAGGCCGAAATCCAAGTACTCATTGACAATCATTTAGCATACCTGAATCAATCTAAAAAAGTTTTGCCGATAGAACCGGAAACTGAGCAACCACAATCCTCCTCGATCGAAGAGGAAAATGCCAAATTCATAAACAAAGTATATGAAGTTCTGGAAGAAAAATTAAACGTAGAAAAGTATACAATAAAGAAATTAAGTAAGGATATAGGCATGAGCCGTACTGCATTTTATAACAAAATGATAAAAATTACCGGAAAGCCTCCTACCAATTGTATACTGGAGTATAGAATGAACAGGGCTAAACAGCTTTTGCTTACACAACAATATTACGTTACGGAAGTAGCCGAAATGGTGGGCTATTGCAATGCAAAATACTTTGGCAAGATATTCAAAAAGCATTTCCACGTTCCACCATCCGATTACCTCAGAAGTCCTAAAGTTTGA
- a CDS encoding Dabb family protein → MVKHIVLFKLKDEVPKAEKLVVMKKFKEAIEALPAKIESIRKIEVGLNINPEEAWHIALYSEFDSLEDVKSYAIHPDHVAAGKILAETKESRSCVDYEV, encoded by the coding sequence ATGGTAAAACACATTGTATTATTTAAGTTGAAGGACGAAGTCCCGAAGGCTGAAAAACTGGTTGTGATGAAGAAATTTAAAGAAGCCATTGAAGCGCTTCCTGCGAAAATTGAATCTATTCGCAAAATAGAAGTAGGGTTGAACATCAATCCGGAAGAAGCGTGGCACATTGCGTTGTATAGCGAATTTGATAGTTTGGAAGACGTGAAGAGTTATGCAATCCATCCCGATCACGTGGCTGCCGGTAAGATTCTTGCAGAAACTAAAGAGAGCCGTTCGTGTGTGGATTATGAGGTTTGA
- a CDS encoding radical SAM-associated putative lipoprotein, whose amino-acid sequence MKYFSKKGMFYSLLGLLGFSGCENETPDMYGPMLMYGPMPTSLSFSTHVTDHSDQPIKGIRTIMEVSGENETTLVRDTVFTDQNGMAYNKISDTSSCYPDEQTKFTFTYDDVDGTENGLYESKTEEIAFKDLPTGDIITVKLKEIEKENEK is encoded by the coding sequence ATGAAATACTTTAGCAAAAAAGGTATGTTCTATTCTCTATTAGGGCTATTAGGTTTCAGTGGTTGCGAAAATGAGACACCCGATATGTACGGACCTATGCTCATGTACGGACCAATGCCAACGAGTCTATCTTTCTCTACCCATGTGACTGATCATTCCGACCAACCCATCAAGGGTATACGTACCATCATGGAAGTAAGTGGTGAAAATGAAACGACATTAGTGAGAGACACCGTTTTTACTGACCAAAATGGCATGGCTTATAATAAAATATCTGATACTTCGTCCTGCTATCCGGATGAACAGACCAAATTCACTTTTACATACGATGATGTCGATGGAACAGAAAATGGTTTATACGAAAGTAAAACAGAAGAAATAGCTTTCAAAGATTTACCCACTGGTGATATTATAACTGTGAAGTTGAAAGAAATAGAAAAAGAAAATGAAAAGTGA
- a CDS encoding family 16 glycoside hydrolase, translating to MNRQTNRMNRLLLIPFLTAALGNGTVFSQAQTANVRIDVDASRIENRIPDYLYGACMEDVNHEVYGGIYNQRIFGESFEEPTPGMIFDDFSIYEGGWSASQGELDVKGTGGSKFVYNPVEMRNGSVEVEIKFDGKSGDNAGLITRVSKEAKGADTFNGYEISLASNGRKVAVGRHEHNFGHIRDIKVDCHPTEWNRLKVVMNDGRMEVFLNDKSIFVHNEDYPNLAKGKVGLRSWNSNVKFRNFRIKTEGIDEELQYRTTSQPEVSLHWIPVQTGDAKAVFIHDKKNAYNTNCSQVIAKKGGTGRVGIANMGLNKWGIAVKEGQKFQGRIYMKGSYRGIVKVALQSADGTREYAMQELQDVTGKWKKFPFELTSDATDDKARFTVYLEDNGKVWIDQVVMMGTGDDLYHNLPFRNDIAEVFANQELTFLRYGGGMINAKGYKFKNMIGDRDKRPQYKGTFYDYSTHGFGIEEFLQYCEAAGIEPCFAVNVDETAQDMADMIEYLNGSETSVWGKKRAENGHPRPYNVKYIEVGNEEVIWGDIREDYEKYTRDFNRIYDAITAKDPNVKVICGAQWRHDSPANMKMVFDAINGKAAYWDYHPWADVLTNGKETEQRLKEMKNFFMQWDPNTEMKCAIFEENGRIHNMQRVLGHVTVQNAVRRMGDFVLTSCAANALQPYEQNDNGWDQGQVFFTPSMVWAMPPYYAQKMASRHHKPYRVFNTAGEELDVTATTDEKREEVVLHVANTQNSVVTADINIKEFGKPSQIKVITLAGRLEDVNTPEQPERIVPQEKTLFATDNLKYDFPAYSYTILVYQK from the coding sequence ATGAACCGACAAACTAATAGAATGAATCGATTGCTTTTAATTCCCTTTTTAACAGCCGCATTGGGAAATGGAACTGTATTTTCTCAAGCTCAAACAGCAAATGTTCGTATAGATGTAGATGCTTCTAGAATTGAAAATAGAATACCGGACTATTTGTATGGTGCATGTATGGAAGATGTCAATCATGAGGTGTATGGAGGAATCTATAATCAACGGATATTTGGAGAAAGCTTTGAGGAACCAACCCCTGGGATGATCTTTGATGACTTTTCCATTTATGAAGGGGGTTGGTCAGCCTCTCAGGGAGAACTCGATGTGAAAGGAACCGGAGGATCTAAATTTGTATACAATCCTGTCGAAATGAGAAATGGTTCTGTGGAGGTTGAAATCAAATTTGATGGCAAATCAGGTGACAATGCCGGTTTGATCACCCGAGTTTCTAAGGAGGCAAAAGGTGCCGACACTTTCAATGGATACGAAATAAGTCTTGCATCTAACGGACGGAAGGTAGCTGTGGGAAGACATGAACATAATTTCGGACATATCCGTGACATAAAAGTCGATTGTCATCCCACGGAATGGAATCGCTTAAAGGTTGTTATGAACGATGGAAGAATGGAAGTCTTTTTGAATGACAAAAGTATATTTGTACATAATGAAGACTATCCAAATTTAGCTAAAGGAAAGGTTGGGCTACGTTCTTGGAATTCGAATGTGAAATTTCGTAATTTTAGGATTAAAACAGAGGGTATAGATGAAGAATTACAATATAGAACAACTTCCCAACCGGAGGTCAGTTTACATTGGATACCTGTCCAAACCGGAGATGCAAAAGCTGTTTTCATTCATGATAAGAAGAATGCTTATAATACGAATTGTTCCCAGGTGATAGCTAAGAAAGGAGGCACCGGAAGAGTTGGAATAGCCAATATGGGCCTTAATAAGTGGGGAATTGCTGTGAAAGAAGGACAAAAATTCCAAGGGCGCATTTACATGAAAGGCTCTTATCGGGGGATTGTGAAAGTGGCTTTGCAGAGTGCCGATGGTACCAGAGAATATGCTATGCAAGAGTTGCAAGATGTAACTGGTAAATGGAAGAAATTTCCATTTGAATTGACATCAGATGCCACCGATGACAAAGCACGTTTCACCGTATATTTAGAAGATAATGGAAAGGTGTGGATCGATCAGGTGGTCATGATGGGGACAGGCGATGATCTTTATCATAATTTGCCGTTTAGGAACGATATTGCAGAGGTTTTTGCCAATCAGGAACTCACCTTCTTGCGGTATGGAGGGGGCATGATCAATGCCAAAGGATATAAATTCAAGAATATGATTGGTGATCGTGATAAGCGTCCGCAGTACAAAGGTACTTTCTATGACTATTCGACACATGGATTTGGTATTGAAGAATTCCTACAATATTGTGAAGCAGCCGGTATTGAACCGTGTTTTGCTGTCAATGTGGATGAAACTGCACAGGATATGGCAGATATGATTGAATATCTGAATGGTTCCGAAACTTCAGTCTGGGGTAAGAAACGTGCGGAAAACGGACATCCGAGACCATATAATGTAAAATATATAGAGGTGGGTAACGAAGAAGTGATTTGGGGTGATATCCGCGAGGATTATGAAAAATATACCCGTGACTTTAATCGTATATACGATGCTATCACAGCGAAGGACCCGAATGTGAAAGTGATATGTGGTGCGCAGTGGCGCCATGATTCACCTGCGAATATGAAAATGGTATTCGATGCTATAAATGGAAAAGCCGCCTATTGGGATTATCATCCTTGGGCTGACGTTCTGACTAACGGGAAGGAGACGGAACAGCGTTTGAAAGAGATGAAAAACTTTTTTATGCAATGGGATCCGAATACAGAAATGAAATGTGCCATTTTTGAAGAAAATGGCCGTATACATAATATGCAAAGAGTTTTGGGGCACGTGACGGTACAGAATGCCGTTCGTCGTATGGGGGATTTTGTGCTTACTTCTTGTGCTGCCAATGCATTGCAGCCCTATGAACAGAATGATAACGGTTGGGATCAAGGACAAGTGTTTTTCACTCCTTCTATGGTGTGGGCTATGCCTCCTTATTATGCACAAAAGATGGCATCGCGCCATCATAAGCCTTACCGGGTGTTTAACACGGCCGGAGAGGAACTGGACGTTACTGCTACGACTGATGAAAAAAGAGAAGAGGTCGTACTCCATGTAGCCAATACGCAAAATAGTGTCGTCACTGCCGATATCAACATTAAGGAGTTTGGAAAACCTTCACAAATAAAGGTTATTACGTTGGCGGGCCGTTTGGAAGATGTGAATACACCGGAGCAACCAGAAAGAATCGTTCCTCAGGAAAAAACACTTTTTGCCACGGATAATCTTAAATACGATTTTCCAGCTTATTCATATACGATTCTGGTTTATCAAAAATAA
- the udk gene encoding uridine kinase: MLIIGIAGGTGSGKTTVVRKIIESLPAGEVVLLPQDSYYKDSSHVPVEERQNINFDHPDAFEWNLLSKHVATLKEGKSIEQPTYSYLTCTRQPETIHIEPREVIIIEGILALCDKKLRNMMDLKIFVDADPDERLIRVIQRDVIERGRTAEAVMERYTRILKPMHLQFIEPCKRYADLIVPEGGNNKVAIDILTMYIKKHLQ, from the coding sequence ATGTTAATTATTGGAATAGCTGGCGGAACTGGTTCCGGAAAAACCACCGTCGTACGAAAAATCATCGAAAGTCTTCCTGCCGGAGAAGTAGTTTTACTTCCACAGGATTCCTATTACAAAGACAGTAGCCATGTCCCGGTAGAAGAACGCCAGAATATAAATTTTGACCATCCGGATGCTTTTGAATGGAACTTGCTTTCCAAACACGTGGCCACACTGAAAGAGGGAAAAAGCATCGAACAGCCTACTTACTCTTACCTGACGTGTACCCGCCAACCGGAAACGATTCATATCGAGCCTCGTGAAGTTATCATCATCGAAGGAATCCTGGCACTTTGTGACAAGAAGTTGCGCAATATGATGGATCTCAAAATATTTGTAGATGCCGACCCCGACGAACGTCTGATACGAGTCATCCAACGGGACGTAATTGAACGCGGTCGTACGGCAGAAGCTGTCATGGAGAGGTATACAAGGATTCTAAAGCCGATGCATTTACAATTTATAGAACCTTGCAAACGTTATGCAGATTTAATAGTGCCCGAAGGTGGAAACAATAAGGTGGCAATCGACATTCTTACTATGTATATCAAAAAGCACTTGCAATAA
- a CDS encoding DUF2490 domain-containing protein translates to MKRKNFKIYILFFCLLCNGVSFLHAQADDFRTWTGISAKHKFSKELSLAGKLELRTKDSMKKMDRFGAFLSGSYKLFPFLNADAGYELHYRTVNEGWRFRHRYHLGVVGHLKWQQFKFSLRERFQQTLSEGEAENRLRSRLKVAFEPEKWRVSPYFSVELYQAIGDAAFFDVSRMRYRPGVEIGLSERWSLDVFYCYQYETEHKRHILGVECGFAF, encoded by the coding sequence ATGAAAAGGAAAAACTTTAAAATATATATTTTATTCTTTTGTCTTTTATGTAATGGAGTTTCTTTCCTTCATGCGCAAGCTGATGATTTTAGGACATGGACAGGTATATCGGCCAAACATAAGTTCTCAAAAGAGTTATCTTTAGCAGGAAAGTTAGAGTTGCGTACTAAAGATTCTATGAAAAAGATGGATCGTTTTGGCGCTTTTCTGTCTGGTTCTTACAAGCTTTTCCCTTTCTTGAATGCCGATGCCGGTTATGAGTTGCATTATCGTACTGTAAATGAAGGGTGGAGATTTCGACATCGTTATCACTTGGGAGTTGTGGGGCATTTAAAGTGGCAACAGTTCAAATTCTCCCTGCGTGAGAGATTTCAACAGACATTGTCGGAAGGAGAAGCTGAAAATCGGCTTCGTTCAAGATTAAAAGTAGCTTTTGAGCCGGAGAAATGGAGGGTGTCACCCTATTTTTCTGTCGAACTTTATCAGGCTATAGGAGATGCCGCTTTCTTTGATGTGTCACGTATGCGCTACAGACCTGGTGTAGAGATCGGTTTGTCCGAAAGATGGTCGTTGGATGTGTTTTACTGTTATCAGTATGAGACGGAGCATAAACGGCATATATTGGGAGTGGAGTGTGGTTTTGCTTTTTAA
- a CDS encoding pirin family protein: protein MKKVVDKASSRGFFNHGWLKTHHTFSFANYYNPDRMHFGALRVLNDDSVDPSMGFDTHPHKNMEVISIPLKGYLKHGDSVQNTKTITPGEIQVMSTGSGILHSEYNGSNKEQLEFLQIWVFPRAENTKPEYNNYDIRPILKKNELAVIISPTGESEASIKQDAWFSMGTFDAGEVMNYKLHMEGNGAYVFVIEGEIEAAGDHLLKRDGIGIWETKEFQIKIIKEATILVIEVPMR, encoded by the coding sequence ATGAAAAAGGTAGTAGATAAAGCTTCATCCAGAGGCTTCTTCAACCACGGATGGCTGAAAACCCATCATACATTTAGCTTTGCTAATTATTATAATCCCGACAGAATGCATTTCGGTGCTTTGAGGGTATTAAACGATGATAGTGTCGACCCATCCATGGGATTTGATACACATCCACATAAAAACATGGAAGTAATTTCAATTCCATTGAAAGGATATCTGAAACATGGGGATAGTGTACAGAATACAAAGACAATCACACCGGGAGAAATACAGGTTATGAGTACCGGAAGCGGCATATTGCATAGTGAATATAACGGAAGTAATAAAGAACAACTGGAATTTCTACAGATATGGGTATTTCCAAGAGCAGAAAACACCAAACCGGAATATAATAATTATGATATCCGCCCCATCTTAAAGAAGAATGAGTTGGCTGTCATTATTTCTCCAACTGGGGAAAGTGAAGCTTCTATAAAACAAGATGCTTGGTTTTCAATGGGTACCTTCGATGCCGGAGAAGTAATGAACTATAAACTACATATGGAAGGCAATGGCGCATACGTATTTGTGATAGAAGGAGAAATCGAAGCCGCAGGTGATCATCTACTAAAACGAGATGGTATTGGTATTTGGGAAACGAAAGAGTTTCAAATCAAAATAATTAAAGAAGCTACAATCCTCGTGATAGAAGTTCCTATGAGATAG
- a CDS encoding TIGR04133 family radical SAM/SPASM protein, producing the protein MKSDSLSLRQRLGLEIFRKLENEKIKEHPLNQLFWECTLRCNLHCRHCGSDCKKIAGQPDMPLQDFLRVLDNVALYKNPNQVFISITGGEPLMRKDLEECGREITKRGFPWGMVTNGFFLTQQRLDALMKSGLRSIAISLDGFATDHNWMRGNSESYDHAIEAIKTMIAEPNLIFDIVTCINKHSFLRLKEMKEFLIGLGVKHWRIFTIFPVGRAAEDSDLQLSNQEMREVMEFIRQTRSEGRIHLNYGCEGFLGNYEGKVRDNLFSCHAGITVGSVLIDGSISACPSIRADYHQGNIYKDNFMDVWNEKFLPYRDRTWMKKDECGDCKYFSYCKGSGMHLRDGEGKLLFCHLKRLKGE; encoded by the coding sequence ATGAAAAGTGATTCATTATCTTTGAGGCAACGTCTTGGATTGGAAATCTTCCGAAAACTGGAAAACGAAAAAATAAAGGAACACCCTTTGAATCAACTATTTTGGGAATGCACATTACGTTGTAATCTTCATTGCCGCCACTGTGGTAGTGATTGCAAGAAAATAGCAGGACAGCCGGACATGCCTTTACAAGATTTTTTGAGAGTGCTTGACAATGTAGCACTTTATAAGAATCCCAATCAAGTTTTTATCAGTATTACCGGTGGAGAACCTCTGATGCGGAAAGATTTGGAAGAATGTGGCAGGGAAATCACAAAGAGAGGTTTTCCTTGGGGAATGGTGACTAACGGATTTTTCCTCACCCAACAAAGGCTGGATGCCTTAATGAAAAGCGGACTACGTAGCATTGCCATCAGCCTCGATGGGTTTGCTACGGATCATAACTGGATGAGAGGCAACTCTGAAAGTTACGATCATGCCATAGAAGCTATAAAAACGATGATTGCCGAACCAAATTTGATTTTCGACATCGTGACATGTATCAACAAACATAGCTTTCTACGCCTAAAGGAAATGAAAGAGTTTCTAATCGGTTTGGGAGTGAAACATTGGCGTATCTTTACTATATTTCCGGTAGGACGCGCGGCAGAAGACAGTGATTTGCAACTATCAAACCAAGAAATGCGTGAAGTGATGGAATTTATTCGCCAAACCCGTTCGGAAGGTCGCATCCACCTGAACTATGGTTGTGAAGGATTTTTAGGGAATTATGAAGGAAAAGTAAGAGACAATCTTTTTTCCTGCCATGCCGGAATTACCGTCGGATCAGTATTAATCGACGGTTCTATCTCCGCCTGCCCAAGTATCCGTGCCGATTATCATCAAGGGAATATTTACAAGGACAACTTTATGGACGTCTGGAATGAAAAATTTCTACCTTATCGAGACCGTACCTGGATGAAAAAAGATGAATGTGGCGATTGTAAGTATTTTAGCTACTGTAAAGGAAGTGGGATGCATCTGAGGGATGGAGAAGGGAAATTATTGTTTTGCCATTTGAAACGTTTGAAGGGAGAATAA
- a CDS encoding family 16 glycoside hydrolase: MKVLKINRLLFVPVMIATLGSSGLASAQNATARIDIDASRIENTIPATLYGSCMEDVNHEIYGGLYNQRIFGESFEEPAGSPDLVGFSRYDGYWTAKKGILHVDRCGGAKLVFDEAVISDGYIETEIKFDNAKGVNAGILVRVSEPATGGHSFNGYEISIGNNGKSCLLGKLRHNFEMLKEAKADFDPLKWNKLAVRTTGSRIEVMINGKTVIDYDDVVNPILSGNPGIRIWDSDTSYRNFFYEINGQKTAIPFEAVPSPMVSSMWDAIETGSAKASFAQDTKQAYNSKCSQIIQKKSGTGQVGIANRGLNKWGIGIKQGQKYTGDLYLKGAYNGMVKVALQSADGSKEYAVCDLTGITNKWRRFSFDLIADATDTNARFALYMEGNGKLWVDQVTLMGTGSDLFHGLPFRNDIGQAMVDQGLTFLRYGGSMVNVPDYKFKNMIGDRAKRPQYKGNWYPYSTNGFGIEEFLQFCEAAGFVPSFAVNVGETAQDMADMIEYLNGPVTSEWGKKRAEAGHPEPYNVKYIEIGNEEVIWGDIRKDYEKYIQDFNRIYDAIKSKDPNVEFISAAWWRPDSPENMKMVFDALDGKASYWDYHPWADDNHLGSHVEGELREMKDYFLKWNPATKMKCALFEENGLTHDMRRALGHVTIQNAARRMGDFMLTTCAANALEPYMQNDNGWNQGQIFFTPSLVWGMPPFYAKQMAAGHHKPFRVFTATEGDLDVTAATDERKNEVVVHVSNVHDRTIKTAINLKGFENPSKIKVIFLAGDKKEKNTPEQPERIVPQEKMLYHTNDLKYEFPANSYTILIYQK; this comes from the coding sequence ATGAAAGTTTTGAAAATAAACAGGTTATTGTTTGTACCTGTTATGATCGCTACGTTGGGTAGTAGCGGGCTCGCATCAGCACAAAATGCAACAGCACGGATCGATATTGATGCATCCAGAATTGAAAACACCATTCCGGCCACATTGTATGGCTCTTGTATGGAAGATGTAAACCATGAAATATACGGAGGTTTATATAATCAGAGAATTTTTGGAGAAAGTTTTGAAGAACCGGCCGGTAGTCCTGACCTGGTTGGCTTTTCGCGGTACGATGGGTATTGGACTGCTAAGAAGGGGATTCTACATGTGGATCGTTGTGGAGGAGCTAAGCTCGTTTTTGATGAGGCGGTCATTTCCGATGGGTATATAGAAACGGAAATCAAGTTTGACAATGCGAAAGGTGTTAATGCAGGCATTCTGGTACGGGTGTCCGAGCCTGCAACGGGAGGTCATAGCTTTAATGGATATGAAATCAGCATTGGCAATAATGGCAAGAGCTGTCTATTGGGTAAACTTCGACATAATTTTGAAATGCTGAAGGAAGCAAAAGCTGATTTTGATCCGTTAAAGTGGAATAAACTGGCAGTCCGTACGACAGGATCGCGTATAGAAGTGATGATTAATGGTAAGACTGTGATTGATTACGATGATGTTGTAAATCCGATATTATCAGGTAATCCTGGCATACGAATCTGGGATTCGGATACTTCCTACCGTAATTTCTTTTATGAGATCAATGGACAGAAGACTGCTATTCCGTTTGAGGCGGTACCTTCTCCTATGGTAAGTTCTATGTGGGATGCCATTGAAACCGGCTCTGCGAAAGCATCTTTTGCGCAAGATACCAAACAGGCTTATAATAGCAAGTGTTCTCAAATTATTCAAAAGAAGTCCGGTACCGGGCAAGTTGGTATTGCTAACAGAGGTTTGAATAAGTGGGGGATCGGCATCAAGCAAGGTCAGAAGTACACAGGTGATCTCTATTTGAAGGGAGCTTATAATGGAATGGTAAAAGTGGCATTACAAAGTGCGGATGGTTCTAAAGAATATGCAGTATGCGATTTGACCGGTATAACCAATAAGTGGCGAAGATTCTCATTCGATTTGATAGCAGATGCCACAGATACCAATGCCCGCTTTGCCCTTTATATGGAAGGTAATGGCAAGTTGTGGGTCGATCAGGTGACACTGATGGGAACAGGATCTGATCTTTTCCACGGATTACCATTTAGAAATGATATTGGGCAGGCAATGGTCGATCAAGGATTGACATTCTTGCGATATGGAGGGTCGATGGTCAATGTGCCCGATTATAAATTTAAGAATATGATCGGTGACAGAGCAAAACGTCCACAATATAAAGGGAACTGGTACCCTTATTCGACGAATGGTTTTGGTATTGAGGAGTTCCTTCAATTCTGTGAAGCCGCTGGTTTCGTCCCTTCTTTTGCGGTTAATGTAGGAGAGACTGCACAGGATATGGCGGATATGATCGAATATCTGAATGGTCCCGTCACTTCCGAATGGGGTAAGAAACGTGCGGAAGCAGGACATCCTGAACCTTACAATGTGAAATATATAGAGATTGGTAATGAAGAAGTGATTTGGGGAGATATCCGTAAAGATTACGAGAAATACATTCAAGATTTCAATCGAATTTATGATGCGATTAAGTCGAAAGATCCGAATGTTGAATTCATTTCGGCTGCTTGGTGGCGTCCCGATTCACCTGAGAATATGAAAATGGTATTCGATGCTTTGGATGGGAAGGCTTCCTATTGGGATTATCATCCTTGGGCAGATGATAATCACTTGGGTTCGCATGTAGAAGGTGAATTAAGAGAGATGAAAGATTATTTCCTCAAATGGAATCCTGCCACAAAAATGAAATGCGCACTTTTTGAAGAAAACGGACTTACACATGACATGCGTCGTGCATTAGGGCATGTGACCATTCAGAACGCAGCCCGCAGAATGGGGGATTTCATGCTGACCACATGTGCTGCCAATGCTCTTGAGCCTTACATGCAGAATGATAATGGCTGGAATCAGGGGCAGATATTTTTCACTCCGTCTTTGGTTTGGGGAATGCCTCCTTTTTATGCCAAGCAAATGGCTGCCGGACATCATAAACCTTTCCGGGTATTTACAGCTACGGAGGGTGATTTGGACGTGACGGCTGCCACTGACGAGCGGAAGAATGAAGTGGTAGTTCATGTCTCCAATGTCCACGACCGTACGATTAAGACTGCTATTAATTTAAAAGGTTTTGAGAATCCTTCTAAAATAAAGGTTATATTTTTGGCAGGTGATAAAAAAGAGAAGAATACGCCTGAGCAACCTGAGCGCATCGTTCCCCAGGAGAAAATGCTTTATCATACGAACGATTTGAAATATGAATTCCCGGCTAATTCATATACTATTTTGATTTATCAGAAATAG